In the genome of Dromiciops gliroides isolate mDroGli1 chromosome 1, mDroGli1.pri, whole genome shotgun sequence, the window CTAATTGGATTAAAGGCTCCCCTCCTGGGATTGTGGGGATTTAACCTGCTAAGCGTCCCCAGCCTGCATCATTGCTTTCTGCCTAATGTGCCTCTTGTTTTTGACCAGGCAAAAACCAGTCAGGCTCTATTACTTCCCCATGTGCTCAGTTAATTAGAACTTTGCAAGACCTCAATCTCCAGAAGACTGGGGGAAGTAGGTGAGCCACACTGGGCCACAGAGAATAATTGCAAGATCATATCTACAGAGTATGAGAAAGTATGTTGCAACACCCAACATAGTGGTCAGGAGCTAATGGAAACATAAATGACAGGCTTATCAAATAAAACCATTCCTACAAGATAAGctcttttttctcctattttaatCCAGTTCCTTCATTGGAGAGTAGGGGTGCAATGGAAATAGTGGGACTGTGGATTTAAGTTTAGGGTggagtagctatgtgactctcaGCCTTTATGGTATATAGGGAATGGGGGATGATTCTGCTGTTATCATCCAGTGTCCTGATGATCAGAGATACATTTTCttgtaaaagaatgaaaagaccATATATGAAACAAGCTTAGGGCATGAACTCctgttagttaaaaaaaaaatgtcagcttTCCTGATGTAATCTGTACAGTAACACTTGGGATCACAATCAAAATATTCAGGAAATAGAACAGATAGACTCACCAAGGAAAACCATCCcaactttgttgttcagttgtgttcgatTCTTCATGAGgtcatttggtattttcttggcaaagatatggaaatggtttaccatttctttttccagctcattttacagatgaggaaactgagggaaacagggatcaaggtcacacagctagtgcctaaggacatatttgaattcaggaagctcTCTTTCAGaggcctgcactctatccattgtgccacctgactACCCTTACAACTAGagaaatctttttctctcttttccttttttcatcacCTTTAACTAAGCCTAGGACTAAGACAAAGTGATGAAGAAGTAGAAGGAAGAAGGACAAGATGAAATAAACAGAAAGTGACTGtcataaagaaataggaaaactaAACTGGGACCTTTAAGATAAACCAgaaacaaatgtggaaatgtttttgtgAATATAGGACCCAAGTTTAGATGAGTGCCTGACTTTTCTCAGGTAAATTGAGTCtctttgactagatgacctctggtgTTCCTTCCATTTTGAAATCTAAAATCTTACAACCCTGTGATACTATCATACTTCCTAAATATGTAAACtttctgggccttattttcctcatatgtgaaaaaGCTAATATTTTCATTACCTACATCCTAGGAAACCATGCGTTATGTAAACATATGCATCATGCTTTTATCAGAAGCAGCACTGCATAGCAAACAGAGCCATCTTCAAACTTAGGCAGACATGAATTCAATTCCCATCTCTGATATCTACTAGCTGAATCTCTCTGGTAGGTAACTAATACTATAAGCTGCCAACAAAAGGTATTGGTCTGTGTTGTTGGAAGGCATTTCCTTGTCAagagttccccataccaatgaattTACAAATCCAGTCCCATCTCCAATATTTTCACCAGTGAGTTAAGTCAAATTCATCTTTGCATCTAATGGAGAGTGGTCCACTTCCCTCAAGGAATAGAATGGCTGAATTGTCACTGTAATGAGTAGCAGCATAGTTTATAAAGGAGTTTGTCTTGAATATAAGAAATAGCTCATTCTCTCTACATTTATACATGTAGCCTGGGTTTTGAGTCCCTTGTATCTTATTCTCTATCCAGTTTAAGAATGTTAAATACATCAGTCTCATCTCAGAGGTGTCTACTCTCCCAGACTTTCCTTCAGAATCTCCCAAATACTGAGCTAGCTCTGtcaatgtgtgcatcaaccttatcatctatacggacatccctggaaagtagactgccaaggtaaatgaacttatccgcaacattcaacatttctccatttgctgtaactgatggatGGTTCAAGGTATGGATGATCTTGGTCAGATCaatgaatgttgtgtacagacctctgttctgctcctggtatttctcctggagttgtcagacAGCCAATACCACACTGACtattccttggccctttctggAGCTCTTGGGTAGATGAgcatcttccaggtgaagaatCAGCCTATtgaggaggactctggcaagaatcttgctggCAGTGACTAAAAGAGaggaccccctcccccccaccatgaTTGTCACTGGACAAGctatttgcttttcctttatagagttgaacaatggaggcatccttaaactcctgggggataacctcctcttgtcatataacccagaaaatttccatcagcttttgtatgagctgTGGATCTCCTGCTGTGTAAATTtcagtctcttctccttacaatgacatagtctattaaatgccaatgtttgctgcaaGGGTGCACACATggagttttattgtatttaagtaaacagaagacagtgttggtgatgaggtcatgagatgtacaagtcttcagtagtaagcgACCAGCGGTGttgctatttctgtctctcttcctcccaaggactccctgccatatCTGATCGTCTGTGcctactctggcattaaagtcaTGCAAAATTACAAACTTGTCCTCTTTTGACACATTAATGATgaaggtcttcataaaatttttctttgaactcATCAGAATTTGTCATGGTGGGATCATGGGCACTGATGATGGTGGAGTGGCACTTTCCCGCAAGTGGCAATTGAATTGTCATGAACTGTCAGTCACTACTTTGGGGAAGCAAACAaacttgttgactagattagttttgattgtgaAACCTCCACCAGCTTCATGGAGCTCACTCTTACCATGGCCACTCCAGGAAAATGTGTAGCCAATTCTGACTTgggtaagctggccttcatttacCAGCCTTCTCACTCAGGGCTGCTGTTTGGATGAAATATCTGCTGAGTTCTTGTGAAATGAGAGTTATCTTTTAGATCTATTGGATTTCTTGTTGTCCATAAGCATGCACACATTTCATGTaccaatggtgagtggaatcatctttgcaaaagcttttctacattttttctgTGTTTTGACCAGAGTAAGTAGGCCAGATTTAGTTCTGGGGAAGCAGAAaaattttagggcaccttttctagccccttcctcatacCAGGAGGTGAGCATTTCAGTCCTTAAGGGTCTGCTTGAACACTCAGGGGACTGCCAAATCCCACTGCGGCTCCCAGTGAGAAGATAGCCCTATGGCCTGGGCTACCTGTATGCAGGTTTGTGACTGCAGACCCCAGTGTATACgcacctgctgcttcatcacttgcccTTTACCATGaaactttgaggtaggtaaaaaaGGTAAATGGTGTCTTTTGActcatgcataaattggatttaagtgaggcagagttattcACAGTTAttggtctcactctctcttctagaaccattgaagtccagtggcaggaaaaaaaaccaagacTACTGGTGATGGCTTGGGATACAGCAGGAAACCTTGGAGTTTTTTATGCTGAACCAAGCTTTAAacactccatagcacctgcttctaTCACCTTCCTGAcctgttggaacaaatttttcaTATCAACTCATTCTGACAGGGGACGTCTGCACGTGCTTAGGGTGGACATCCCCCCTAACTCACGGGCATTTGAGGCCCATCAGTTACCTTCAACATGGTTTAGCCAGTCTGCCAAAacagtttaccagggtgtggccactgtgtatgctatagcttcttggagccacagatgagagttgcgtggatcaggtagacaccaaatgtggatgagcagccctgaaaagggctcagcaagcctcataccagaggtgctagtcttccctgacACTTGTACAACCCCCtccattgataaatggtcaaagaatatgaagtcAGTTTTCAAAGCAAGAAATTGTGATCAATGgtcattttaataaaatactacaaattactaataattagaaaaattaaaataaaaggaactCTGAGGCTCCACATCAAATTCATCAGGttaacaaagatgacaaaaataggaaaatgtcaAATATTGAAGAACTGGGGGAAACAGGCATGTTATTAATACAAtcttggtggagctatgaattggcaTAGCcagttctggaaaataatttggagccataaccccaaagttactaaaccaTGAATATCCAACAAGAGCACAATTAGGCCTTTACcacaaagagaccaaaaaaaaaaaaaagaagaagaaaaggacaataggtacaaaaaatttttttggagtgGCAAAGAGCTGAAAAATAAGAGGGTGCCTTGATGTAATAAGTCACAGTATAtggatgaaatggaatactatttaaGAAACaatgtagagggcagctagatggcaaagtggataaagcattggccttggattcgggaggatctgagttcaaattcagccccagacacttgacactagctgtgtgaccctgggcaagtcacttaaccctcattgccccaccaaaaaaattttttttaaataaaaaaaaataaaaaaaataagaaacaatgtAGAAACAAAGTtctgtactataaaaaatgatgagctaaaTGATCTTAGGAAAATATGGACaaacttacatgaaataatgaagagcaaaatgagcagaaacaagagaacattgtatatagtaacagcaatattgttttaagaataagtTTGAGcaagtaattttgactatatccaaattaactacaaattgcatataaagaaagatgctaactatatccagagaaagaactgaggaatagaagtatgtatagaatggttatacacatacatacatatatatatatatatatatatatataaatgtatatacatacatatttgtgtctaatggtagctagggtgggggaggggacaaaaaagaaatttacccaactttatctatttaaaaggaatagcaagctgtacataatagatttgcagtttcaagtGCAATCATCTTTATTTATTATACTATGATATGGAAATgcctattttattccataaattacaaataagtatttttttaaagaaacaatgtAGGGAGTTTTAGATGATTACACATATAGAATCTACATTAGATTGCTTCCCATctcagattgggggaagggaagggaaagaaagatagaatttggaattcaaattttcaaaaaacaacgatgaatgttaaaaattatttttacatgtaattgagggaaaacattttttaaaattttaaaataaagaaatttgcggaggatgttttcagagaaaccagggaagacttgtatgatgATAcgagtgaagcgagcagaactaggagaaaaatttataaaataacattataaagaccaatttgaaaagattttagaactctgatcaacacaatgaccaatcacaattccaaaggacccataatgaaaCATGTTACCCATTTGTTGATGAGAGGTAATGCAAATTAGGGTGCAAATTGAGACATATTTTTGAAGCATGGataatttgggaatttgttttgtttgattttatttgatatttattacaaggattctctccccaccccaccccctgcaatAAGACAAGGGAGGTAggaggaagataaaataaatttttgttaattgaaaaaacttgattgaattaaaaaaaataaagatgagagggggcagctaggtggcacagtggataaagcactggccctggattcaggggaacctgagttcaaatctgacctcagacactagacacttgctagctgtgtgaccctgggcaagtcacaaccctcactgccctgcaaaaaaaaaaaaattaaataaagatgagaaaaatattttgctgCTTTTATCCTAATAATGTAGTGAATTAGACAGATAAGAATAAACACTCCTATTTTACATACGAGCCAACTAAAGCGGAGCAGCTAATTAACTTgaccagtcacacagctaataaacttCAGAGcctggactagaacccaggtcttcctgctccCAAAACagtggtttgttttattttgttttaatacacTACATACGGGAGCCATTACatacagcagaagcagcagcagcagaggcagcagcagaAACAGAGCTGCACAGCCAAGATGTGTGACTTCACGGAGAATCAGACTGCTGAGTTCAAAGAGGCCTTCCAGCTGTTTGACCGCACAGGGGATGGAAAGATCTTATACAGCCAGTGTGGGGACGTGATGTGGGCCTTGGGCCAGAATCCCACCAATGCTGAGGTGCTCAAGGTCTTAGGGAATCCCAAGAGTGATGAGATGAATGTGAAAGTGTTGGGCTTTGAACACTTTCTGCCAATGCTGCAGACAGTAGCAAAGAATAAGGACCAGGGCACATATGAAGACTATGTAGAGGGGCTTCGGGTGTTTGATAAGGAAGGGAACGGCACAGTCATGGGGGCTGAAATATGGCACATCCTTATCACTCTGGGTGAAAAGATGACAAAGAAGTGGAAGTGTTGGTGGCAGTGCATGAGGACAGCAACGGTTGTATCAACCATGAAGAGGTAGTCTGGATGGTGCTGAATGGCTGAGAACAAAAGTCCCCTTTCCACAAAGAATCCCCTAACTTTCTCAGTGTGAAAATGATTCTCTCGACCCAACATCCTTCCTTCCAACCCCCACCACATATCTTCTTTGGCTTACCTGCTCTCTGCTTTCACCAAATTAAATTTGCTAActgctcctaaaaaaaaaatacaccacaCACGCATACACAAAAGAGTTAAATAGTAATACAAAATGGTATGCTATGTTCAAAATAAGAGGCAGAGACAATAAATGCAATCGGAGTTCGGAGAAAACAGGAAGACATCTCTGCCTGCCTCCAAAGCTTTGCCTAGGCTCACCTTTGTGTCTGGAGTTCACTTCCTCAATACTTCTCCCTCACAGAATCACTGCTTCCTTCAAAGCTGGCTCAGGCTTTACCTCCTGCATTtggcctttcttgatccctctcCTCTCAGTCATTAGCATTCATTCCTTGAAATGACTTCTATTCCTTTGTCTATTTCTCCCCCTACCCCTATTAgcatgcaagctccttgaagacaggaattgTTTGTCAATTCCCCTTAAGACCAAATAAAATTCCTCTGTTTAGGTTTTAAAGTCCTTGGCAACCTAGCTCTGACCAT includes:
- the LOC122737133 gene encoding myosin light polypeptide 6-like; its protein translation is MCDFTENQTAEFKEAFQLFDRTGDGKILYSQCGDVMWALGQNPTNAEVLKVLGNPKSDEMNVKVLGFEHFLPMLQTVAKNKDQGTYEDYVEGLRVFDKEGNGTVMGAEIWHILITLGEKMTKKWKCWWQCMRTATVVSTMKR